The genomic segment CGTTCGCGGCCCGGTTCCACTTCCTACCCGCATCGAAAAGTTTACCGTCAACCGCTCTCCTCACGTTGACAAGAAGAGCCGTGAGCAGTTCGAAATGCGGACGCACAAGCGTCTTCTCGATATCGTTGACCCTACACCGCAGACCGTCGATGCTTTGATGAAGCTCGATCTGGCTGCTGGCGTTGACGTGGAAATCAAGCTCTAAGACCTCGGCCTGACCTTGCGAAAGTAAGGGCCGATATAACAAGGAAGGTACGTGGAGCAATCCAACGACTTCCAATCCGGAGACCGGAAACGTCGTGAGATGTCGAAGGGAACTCCTTAACAAAGGCCACAGAGGGTTTTCCCTTCAAGGCTCGCAAGAGGATTGAACCAATGCGTTCAGGTGTGATTGCACAGAAAGTGGGTATGACCCGGGTCTATAACGACGCCGGTGAGCATATCCCAGTAACGGTACTGCGTTTGGACAACGTACAAGTTGTTTCCCAGCGCACAGAAGACAAGAATGGCTACACCGCAGTTCAGCTCGGTGCAGGCCAGTCCAAGGTCAAGAATACGACAAAGGCACTCCGCGGTCATTTCGCCGCTGCCAGCGTCGAGCCGAAAGCAAAGCTCGTTGAATTCCGGGTATCCCCCGAAAACCTCATCGACGTCGGTGCAACACTGACCGCAGATCATTTCCAGGCAGGCCAGCTGGTAGACGTTACCGGCACCACGATCGGTAAGGGCTTCGCGGGTTCCATGAAGCGTCACAACTTCGGTGGTGGTCGCGCTTCTCACGGTAACTCCGTCTCGCACCGTGCCCATGGTTCGACTGGTTCGAACCAGGATCCGGGCAAGGTCTGGAAGGGCAAGCGCATGGCTGGTCATATGGGCAGCACACGCGTTACCACCCAGAATCTGGAAGTGGTTTCGACTGATGAGGGTCGCGGTTTGATCCTCGTGAAGGGCGCCGTTCCCGGTTCCAAGGGTTCCTGGATCATCGTCCGCGACGCCGTTAAGTCGGCAGCGAAGTAAGGGAGCCTCATCATGGAATTGAACGTCACAACCCTCGAGGGAAAAGACGCCGGCAAGGTATCCCTGTCGGACGAAATTTTCGGCCTCGACCCACGCCAGGATATCCTGGCCCGCATGGTTCGTTACCAGCTCGCCAAGAAGCAGCAGGGAACGCATAAATCCAAGAACCGTTCGGAAGTTTCCCGCACGGGTGCAAAGATGTACAAGCAGAAGGGTACGGGCCGCGCTCGTCACCATTCGGCACGCGCACCGCAGTTTCGCGGCGGCGGCAAGGCCCACGGCCCAGTCGTTCGCAGCCATGCACATGACCTTCCTAAGAAGGTTCGTGCACTCGCTCTGCGTCACGCACTCTCTGCCAAGCTGAAGGCCGAAGACCTGATCATCATCGATCAGCTCGTGGCAACCGAAGCAAAGACCAAGTCTCTGCTGGGTAGCTTCGCATCGCTTGGCCTGACCAACGCTCTCGTCATCGGTGGCGCAGAACTTGACGGCAACTTCAAGCTCGCAGCACAGAACATCCCGAATGTGGACGTTCTTCCGATCCAGGGCATCAATGTTTACGACATACTGCGTCGTGGCAAGCTCGTGCTTTCCAAGGCTGCAGTTGAAGCCCTTGAGGAGCGGTTCAAATGACGGATCTTCGCCACTACGATGTGATCGTGTCTCCATCGATCACGGAAAAGTCGACGCTGGTCTCCGAACAGAACCAGGTCGTATTCAACGTCGCCAAAGACGCTTCGAAGCCTGAAATCAAGGCAGCTATCGAAGCACTCTTCGGCGTCAAGGTCACGGCTGTGAACACGCTTATCCGCAAGGGTAAGACCCGTCGTTTCCGTGGATTCGCTGGTAAGCGTAAGGATGTCAAGAAAGCCATCGTTACGCTGGCCGAAGGTCAATCCATCGACGTGTCCACCGGACTCTAAAGGTTAGGCCCAAGCGGGCAAAGACCCAAAAGGGAACAAATACAATGGCATTGAAAAGTTTCAATCCGACCACGCCAAGCCAGCGTCAGCTGGTTATCGTGGACCGTTCTTCGCTCTACAAGGGCAAGCCGGTAAAGGCTCTCACAGAGGGCCTCAGCTCGAAGGGTGGCCGTAACAACCAGGGCCGGATCACCGTTCGTTTTCAGGGCGGCGGTCACAAGCGGA from the Agrobacterium vaccinii genome contains:
- the rpsJ gene encoding 30S ribosomal protein S10; translated protein: MNGQNIRIRLKAFDHRILDASTREIVSTAKRTGASVRGPVPLPTRIEKFTVNRSPHVDKKSREQFEMRTHKRLLDIVDPTPQTVDALMKLDLAAGVDVEIKL
- the rplC gene encoding 50S ribosomal protein L3, with amino-acid sequence MRSGVIAQKVGMTRVYNDAGEHIPVTVLRLDNVQVVSQRTEDKNGYTAVQLGAGQSKVKNTTKALRGHFAAASVEPKAKLVEFRVSPENLIDVGATLTADHFQAGQLVDVTGTTIGKGFAGSMKRHNFGGGRASHGNSVSHRAHGSTGSNQDPGKVWKGKRMAGHMGSTRVTTQNLEVVSTDEGRGLILVKGAVPGSKGSWIIVRDAVKSAAK
- the rplD gene encoding 50S ribosomal protein L4, translated to MELNVTTLEGKDAGKVSLSDEIFGLDPRQDILARMVRYQLAKKQQGTHKSKNRSEVSRTGAKMYKQKGTGRARHHSARAPQFRGGGKAHGPVVRSHAHDLPKKVRALALRHALSAKLKAEDLIIIDQLVATEAKTKSLLGSFASLGLTNALVIGGAELDGNFKLAAQNIPNVDVLPIQGINVYDILRRGKLVLSKAAVEALEERFK
- a CDS encoding 50S ribosomal protein L23; amino-acid sequence: MTDLRHYDVIVSPSITEKSTLVSEQNQVVFNVAKDASKPEIKAAIEALFGVKVTAVNTLIRKGKTRRFRGFAGKRKDVKKAIVTLAEGQSIDVSTGL